agatattgccatatctgcaccatatgtaggaattgagaaagaggttcacgaagatagaattccgacatgtgcctagAATTCAGACTTAGTTTGccaatgcattggccaccttgtcatctatgatacaacatccagataagaattatattgatcctaTTCTGGTGAAAAtacataatcagccggcatattgtgcccacgttgaagaagaaatagatggaaaaccttggttccatgacatcaaagagtatttggcaaaaggagaatatctgGAGCATGCGAACCACaatcagaaatgcacacttcaaAGATTATCCAATCACTTTTTCCACAATAGaggaaacttgtatagaagaactcctgatttgggattgctaagatgtggcGACGCAAAAaaggcttctaagctacttgaggagatacatgctgggacctgcgacccgcatatgaatggttttaaACTGGCCAAGAAAATACTTAGGgtcggttacttttggatgactatggagatagattgcatccagtatgtccgcaaatgctaccaatgtcaagtgcatggcgatatgataaaagttccaccaaatgagcttaatgccacaagctcaccttggtcattcgccgcctggggaatagATGTCATCGGTCCTATCGAGCCTACTGCTTTAAACGGGCAGaggttcattctagtagccattgactatttcacaaaatgggtagaagctgcatcctacaaagctgtaaccaagaaagtcatcgcagactttgtcaaggatcgtattattTGCGGATTTGGAGTCCCcaagtccattgttactgataatgctgccaatctcaacggtgatctgatgaaagccatgtgcgaaactttcaaaatcaagcacaagaattccacagcctatagacctcagatgaatggaaccgtagaagccgccaacaaaaacatcatgaaaatactaaggaagatggtagaaaaccacaagcaatggcacgCGAAGCTACcatttgctttgttgggataccgcactacagttctcacatcaatcggggcaactccctacatgctggtttatggtaccgaagttgtcatcccagtcgaggtagaggttccttctttaagaatcatacaggaagccgaactcaaTGATGCAGAATGGATACGGAGCCGCTATAAGCAATTGGCCcctatagatggaaaaaggatgaacgcagtatgtcatggtcaactttaccagaacagaatgtccagggCTTTCAACAAAAAaggtcaagccaagacagtttgcaccaggacaattggtgctgaagaagatcttcctacatcaagatgaagccaaagggaaattctctcccaactggcaaggtccttataGGTTCACAAGGTGCTAACAGGAGGGgcgctcatacttgcagaaatggacagagaagtctggccaaaaccaattaattcagacgcaatcaagagatactatgtttagactacttacatttcttcatctgatgtaattgaaatACACTTGacatgattcccgtttaagaggggatacataggcaaccctgtgggtttggtcatatcataataaaatttctatttccccccaagatcagaaactagggcagaattttgaggaggtggggcagaattttgagaagggttctcaaaattccgaagaaagTTTAGCAAGACCCATTATCCGCAAACGGTCAAAAGATCAACCACCAAActgggcaaaattttgaggagaaccctcaaaattctaatataagagagctgcaatgcctttgagatgtgttacagtcactggttcatcaaaaattacttgatatatcaatacgtttctaaaaacaactctattttttatcaataattgcatattttcaaaaaatctATTTCCATAATAGTCAAGCGTCACCCGGGGGAACTCAAAAAGGCTTTCAGAATGGAGCAAAGCAAATCCAGGCGACAAAAGCACAAACCAACCTTCCCCCTAAAGAACTCACAATTTCTCTTCGAACGCAGGCACATATGACGTAACGATAACATCCCCAACTATATGCACATAACAAGATTACTATCAACCAGGCCATCAGATACCGAATATATATatccagctaagacatatactactcttatttgctacttgctctctacatgaggctaatccttgcctccacatctgcatgaggctaatccttgcctccatacctgcatgagcctaatccctgcctccatatttgcatgaggctaatccttgcctccatacctgcatgaggctaatccctgcctccatatttgtatgaggctaatctatgcctccatatctacatgaggttaatccttgcctccctatttgcatgaggctaatccctgcctccatatttgtatgaggctaatccctgcctccatatcttcatgaggctaatccctacctccatatctgcacgaggctaatccctgcctccatatttgcacgaggctaatccctgcctccatatttgcatgaggctaatccttgcctctatacttgcatgaggctaatccttgcctccctatttgcatgaggctaatccttgcctctacacctgcatgaggctaatccttgcctccacacctgcatgaggctaatccttgcctccacacctgcatgaggctaatccctacctccatatttgcatgaggctaatccctgcctctatatttgcatgaggctaatccatgcctccatatttgcatgaggctaatccctgcctccctgtttgcatgaggctaatccttgcctccatatttgcatgaggttaatccttgcctccatatctgaaTGAGGTtaatcattgcctccatatctgcatgaggctaatctctgcctccatatttacataaggctaatccctacctccctatttgcatgaggctaaaccttgcctccatatttgcatgaggctaatatctgcctccatatctgcatgaggctaatccctacctccattcGCATGGTACTAAGCATTTTCCCTCTTTGCacgaatattgctctatttctagtactatttatttgcttttcaatcgagctaagctctgccctccgtttcacaagactaagccttgtcttgtcaACATTATGTCATTGcacatcatgggctgaaatatcgccaatctatccaaaggtgtcatagtctaaAAAGGCATTATCTTCATAGAccgaagacaccatgccatggtcTGAGGATCcttcaaatttgcatatcattattcaaaggcgtcatggttcggaggcaccatcttcatggcccgagaacatcatttcatggcctgcgaatccctcactaaaacGTTCATGGCCTAGgatgtcatggtccaaggacatcATCTTTAACCAtctaaagacaactttcatagtccaaagggaatttgcatcatgtttaaattttggcacaaatacatgtttgtatttttgttttatctGTAGGTAACTAGTAAGCAACTGTTATCCTAGCAGGAGAAACCTTGTTGCAGTTCCTTCAACTGTCTCAAACCCCAATCACTCACCATAGCCGTTTTTGCCTCTCGTGTCCGTTTatgcaatgacttcatcggtatattccgccaatgaatccaAAACTACACATGTCCTGACTCCtaaaaccagggatatataggcaactCGAAAACTGGAGTCCGGACTCTGTCTTTCAAAGCATCTCAcgcggtcaaaattggccatcatttctttacccgaaaactctttcatccttcccgggtaaagaggggcaactgttgatacccaatttttaccTCTATATGTTTAATACGTATATATACTTTCgaaatagcatatatgcatatataagcatgcataagcatttttttataatttttctataattttaaaggcttcaaattgatttatttcttccctttttatttataaaatttcttcaaattatttttttggtgatttagtcatctaaattctatatttatgctaaaatattgttcaaatatttttagtgtattttttgTAATTGAATTTACATTTTAAAGTTAATTTGTATatatttgcaataatagccctatTGGTGCATAATTAAGTTATTAATATATAAAatgattatattttttaaatgttacacaagtattttttatcattttagtacacggaatattttttggaaatcatttttatattttttataaattgtatagtactgaaaatggctatttaaaatctagcctaattttatttcaattttagcccaaacCCAACCCCAAAATCAGCCccattttttaaaactaaatataCCCACCTGCCCAACCCAAATACCTGgccaaatcctggtcgttgatcattttgatcaacggtccaggtttTCCCTTTCCTTAACTAAACACCCTATACCCCAAAACCCTAATTCATTTCCCACCTTATACCGTCGTCATCTaatcctctctgctctcaaacGCTCTCACCCTAACCCTAATTCCCAATCTCACTGACCCCCATCTATGGCTATCTCTGGTGACCTCTCACCAACTCTCAGGGCTCCAATGGCCCATCTCATGTCATCCTTCccatctctaaggccctcaagggaccGGGGCTATGTCGACTTGCATCTAGGATTCATCTCTCGCCTGTTCCAGGCCATTCCGGTGTGATTTTGAGTGAGATCGTCCTATATTAGCCACAATATATGGGTTTCTAAacaggtttcttcatctctatatggtTCTCTTTgaaacccctaatttcttttctaaaaacctcctagatttgtacagatctaaggtgatttgagtttgtttcctgTGAGTTTTATAACGGCCTTGAGATTTTTTACAAGAATcatatgatttcaagtgatttttcatcttttcctaaaactagggttttcagaaattttttttaattttttttatgattctttgtgtttaaacttctgctTCTCATACGTTTTTGACTGATTTTATGAACCTACTACAATCTTATCCCATTTGTACCGAAAAGCCTAAGTTTTTGGGattcttcgtttggtttctggATATTGGTATATCTGATTATGTTCTTGTCTTGGGTTCTTGTGACTTCTCGTGATTTTCTTGTCttaatatgcttctactgaataTTCATAGTTCAACCTTTCACTAATGTTATGTACTTGTGTTCACACTGACCATTCATGCAAGACTTGTATACTTCTCCTTGAATCAGTGTTGTTTAACTTTTGTTTTGTTAAAATTATGTATTGATTCCTAACTATTCAAGCAATACCTCATTTTATATGCTAAGCATGCTGATTCttccatgactttctctttgactgaacccttgattattctgaatcCCTTAATCCCTGGTTTAATTTGAACATTTTCCTTTAAACGTTTAATTATTACTTCTTTGCTCAATTTGATTGTATTTTCCTGCCTTAATTGTTTTTCCCTACCTTCTTTATATTCTACTGATTATTACTGATTTGGTTCCTTAAATAAACTGCTGTgaatttacccctaattacctattctatacctaaactttactttattcttttccttaaatactttGTATGTTTTACCGTTGATTGAAATGTCCCTTGATTAAGGAAAGATCTTGCTAATTTACGTGTGACTTTCctaatttactacttaattgatTTCTTACCTTATGTGTCAAGCTTCcgattactatataaaccccccTCTTACTTCATAAAAGTAACAAAAAATACTAGTTCATCTACACTATTATAATCTTTACTCTCTTCTGTTCCTTGCAATTTTTATTAGTTCAAccagctgtaagccaaggctggctaCTGGCATTATCTCTACTCTGTATTCTGTATACTCCCCTTAAGTGGTATGTTctgattcaattcacattccaagctatgtgtttacttttttCCTGCAGTTTATCAATTttgatttccagttttatgagaTATTCTACTTAGTATGCAATCAGCATGCCGAGATTACTGTATCAGAAATCATGTTTTAAGCTTATGGTTTCATACTGTTTAGAATGACCAAACCCTGCTTGTTCTAAAATCTTGAATGTTTTCATGAAATGTTTGTCTGGTACAGTTTTTCTAATGTAATTCTGTATGTGTCTTAAACTTATGTGTTCTCAACTTAACTTTGCAACTACCATCTATGTATTTGATTTCCATCACTAAGGTGTATGCTAGGTGTTCCCCCTACCTCTTTCCCTTGTGTAATGTCTGTTCTGAAGTTGTATGTTCTCTGACCTGCTTTCTGACTATGTTAAATGTCTTCTTAAACTATTCCTGCTCTAACTCAGTTCTGACTTTCATAAAAGTTCTTTCTGATACTAAGGCATTATTTATCTGTTTACCAAACCTTTTCAAAGtcattatgcactctcacattattcctagaatattaggttctgcccctctggcatgtgtactgccttgagttccttgagatctctctgaactctggcatgtcagagctggcccttccacactacacctaaatcagttattTGTTTGAgaaaaagtctaggtgtgagcattgcccaggATCCttaagatccttagggaactctgacacacctagacatgatactGTCTATGGAATTTGACATTTGAGGCTATTGAAGGCTTGGGAAGTTATTTGGGCCTgctttaggctccctatagttaacttcttctttttctttatttatgtaattcattcagcTGGTCTGTAacaattatttgtaaacaacattagggtgattagtggaagaagggtgggtagttacatatctgTTGGGTAACtcgggtagatatcatgcctataggattatgtTAATgcatttgctatgtttgctttaccatacaagaaaccatgcctataggatttaaatggtTTGAATAGTAGAagtcatgtctataggatctaaatggctttataattaggaatcatgcatataggatctaaatggatttataattagatatcatgcctatagaatgtGAAGTGATTAAGTTCAGTTTCTGTTACAACAGGTATTTACATTTgtttcactagaaatcatgcttataagtTCCAAAATCTactcttaacaattagataccatacctataggaattaaaatcagttCTAGTAGAAATCCAGCCTATAGAgcttaaaatcagtttagttaaacaaatcagtCTAATTCATGTTAGTTCATTCTGAATTGGCTTAATCAACTGTCCATTTCTTTAAGTGAGTTTTCAAACACTACCTTAATTTactatcactagaaagcatgtctataggatctcaagtgtCTGTTTAAAACTcttcactattttactgcatcAATATAGAcaccatgctcttaggacatcaccgttctgcatttaggcaagcctatagggcgatttaaATTCCACAACTCTGAAACTGTGCTTTGTTATTTAAAATTGTTCAAATTTAATAGGTCTAAATCATTAGGCATGCTAAATAAGATCTTTTACACTTTGTCCTAAGTCAATACTGCATAAtccatgctcacctagatatcatgttctaggattttctcttaaatacctgactgttgtttgaagacgtgcatttacTTGTTCTATTTATAGAGGTGGCTGAGAGCCTataatttgttctctttaaatgcagtcctacttgttcttgattgacgcctagacttttatcctttaaaaccttaggaaggtctagaactgtccaaaagtagaggtcctaaaatacctccagggccacaaggaagggacaggtagtgcacgcataggacattttcaaggttgctagaacactttaggctatgacc
This genomic stretch from Nicotiana sylvestris chromosome 9, ASM39365v2, whole genome shotgun sequence harbors:
- the LOC138878158 gene encoding uncharacterized protein — encoded protein: MIKVPPNELNATSSPWSFAAWGIDVIGPIEPTALNGQRFILVAIDYFTKWVEAASYKAVTKKVIADFVKDRIICGFGVPKSIVTDNAANLNVLTSIGATPYMLVYGTEVVIPVEVEVPSLRIIQEAELNDAEWIRSRYKQLAPIDGKRMNAVCHGQLYQNRMSRAFNKKGQAKTVCTRTIGAEEDLPTSR